One part of the Brevundimonas subvibrioides ATCC 15264 genome encodes these proteins:
- a CDS encoding monovalent cation/H+ antiporter subunit A, producing the protein MLLVLALLPLIGALAPALAIRRGRNASALAAGAVTLAALVILGSFAPAVLAGEVVQARIDWIPLLGLNLNLFLDALGLMFAGMILGIGLLVIVYARFYLAKADPMGRFFVYLLLFQGAMTGIVLSDNVLLLLIFWELTSLSSFLLIGFWRHLPEGRQGARMALAVTGAGGLSLIGGLLILGNIAGSYDLTVILQNREAIQASPLYLPALLLILGGCFTKSAQFPFHFWLPHAMAAPTPVSAYLHSATMVKAGIFMLARLWPVLSGTGEWFYLVATTGLVTMVFAAVVALFKDDLKGLLAYSTISHLGFLTMLFGFGTPMAAVVGVFHILNHATFKAALFMNAGIVDHEAGTRDIKRLGGLATLMPIAATLAVVAGLSMAGIPPLNGFISKEMMLEEASHTVWWSQPWLVPALATLGATFSVAYSFRYIVHVYFGTTRTDYPKTPHDPGIGLWGPPAVLVGLVVAIGLFPAVVAGPLVEAVSRAVIGGETPYYSLSLWHGVTPALFMSLAAIGIGAVILGAHRPIAAVWHRLVLPDAKTLFDRGLEAATRATVAFTDRTQNGSLERYIAMFIGTAVVVGFAGFFGFGFVAGDRPTTPASPMAIVAWAALITATVLVLLHHRARYLSLIYIGIVGLVISLGFIHLSAPDLALTQISVEVVTILLMLLALNLLPKTSPRESGLPRRLRDGGLAVLSGLGVGGAAWAVMTRPLDSISAYFWENAYSGGGGTNVVNVILVDFRGFDTFGEIIVLGIAALAIVALLETVGTGASGRRILAWAPDTPRSPEHHPMMLVVATRLLLPLAVMVGLYIFLRGHNQPGGGFIAGLVISIAILMQYMASGYQFAAQRLRADHHTLIGLGVLIAAATGLGSLLFGAPFMTTAFDYFSLPVIGAFELATAMLFDVGVALTVIGAVILALAQLSQVAQSAEKQEPLPADAAMDIDPSRAPPRPASTEADR; encoded by the coding sequence TTGCTGCTTGTCCTTGCCCTGTTGCCCCTGATCGGTGCTCTCGCGCCGGCCCTGGCTATTCGCAGGGGGCGCAATGCCAGTGCACTGGCGGCCGGTGCTGTGACGCTGGCGGCGCTGGTGATCCTCGGATCGTTCGCCCCCGCCGTGCTGGCGGGCGAGGTCGTGCAGGCCCGGATCGACTGGATCCCGCTGCTGGGGCTGAACCTCAATCTGTTTCTCGACGCGCTCGGCCTGATGTTCGCGGGCATGATCCTGGGCATCGGCCTGCTGGTCATCGTCTATGCCCGGTTCTACCTGGCCAAGGCGGATCCGATGGGGCGGTTCTTCGTCTATCTGCTGCTGTTCCAGGGGGCGATGACGGGCATCGTGCTGTCGGACAACGTCCTGCTGCTGCTGATCTTCTGGGAGCTGACCAGCCTGTCGTCCTTCCTGCTGATCGGCTTTTGGCGGCACCTGCCCGAGGGCCGGCAGGGCGCGCGGATGGCGCTGGCGGTCACGGGCGCGGGCGGGCTGTCGTTGATCGGCGGGCTGCTGATCCTGGGCAATATCGCCGGCTCCTACGATCTGACCGTGATCCTGCAGAACCGCGAGGCGATCCAGGCGTCACCGCTGTATCTGCCGGCCCTGCTGCTGATCCTGGGCGGCTGTTTCACCAAGTCGGCCCAGTTCCCGTTCCATTTCTGGCTGCCCCACGCCATGGCCGCTCCGACGCCGGTCAGCGCCTATCTGCATTCCGCCACCATGGTGAAGGCCGGCATCTTCATGCTGGCGCGGCTGTGGCCCGTCCTGTCGGGCACGGGCGAATGGTTCTACCTCGTGGCCACGACCGGCCTGGTGACCATGGTCTTCGCCGCCGTCGTGGCCCTGTTCAAGGATGACCTGAAGGGGCTGCTGGCCTATTCGACCATCAGCCATCTGGGCTTCCTGACCATGCTGTTCGGGTTCGGCACCCCGATGGCGGCGGTGGTCGGAGTCTTCCACATCCTCAACCACGCGACCTTCAAGGCCGCCCTGTTCATGAACGCGGGCATCGTCGATCACGAGGCGGGGACGCGCGACATCAAGCGGCTGGGCGGCCTGGCGACCCTAATGCCGATCGCCGCGACCCTGGCGGTCGTCGCCGGCCTGTCGATGGCGGGCATCCCGCCGCTGAACGGCTTCATCTCCAAGGAAATGATGCTGGAGGAGGCGTCCCATACCGTCTGGTGGAGCCAGCCCTGGCTGGTGCCGGCCCTGGCCACGCTCGGCGCGACCTTCTCGGTGGCCTATTCGTTCCGCTACATCGTCCATGTCTATTTCGGGACGACACGCACCGACTATCCGAAGACGCCGCATGATCCGGGCATCGGCCTGTGGGGCCCACCGGCGGTGCTGGTCGGCCTGGTCGTCGCCATCGGCCTGTTCCCCGCCGTCGTCGCGGGGCCCCTGGTCGAAGCGGTGTCGCGGGCCGTGATCGGGGGCGAGACCCCCTATTATTCCCTGTCGCTGTGGCATGGGGTGACCCCCGCCCTGTTCATGAGCCTCGCCGCCATCGGCATCGGGGCGGTGATCCTGGGCGCGCATCGGCCCATCGCCGCCGTCTGGCACCGTCTGGTGCTGCCCGATGCCAAGACCCTGTTCGATCGGGGGCTCGAGGCGGCGACCCGGGCGACGGTGGCCTTCACCGACCGAACCCAGAACGGCTCGCTAGAGCGCTACATCGCCATGTTCATCGGCACCGCCGTGGTGGTCGGTTTCGCCGGCTTCTTCGGCTTCGGATTCGTCGCCGGCGACCGGCCGACGACCCCGGCCTCGCCGATGGCGATCGTGGCCTGGGCCGCGCTGATCACGGCGACGGTTCTGGTGCTGCTCCATCACCGCGCGCGCTACCTGTCGCTGATCTATATCGGCATCGTCGGGCTGGTGATCTCGCTGGGCTTCATCCACCTGTCCGCGCCGGACCTGGCCCTGACGCAGATCTCGGTCGAGGTGGTCACCATCCTGCTGATGCTGCTGGCGCTCAACCTGCTGCCCAAGACCAGCCCACGCGAGAGCGGCCTGCCCCGCCGCCTGCGCGACGGCGGGCTGGCCGTGCTGTCGGGTCTGGGGGTCGGCGGCGCGGCCTGGGCCGTCATGACCCGGCCGCTGGACAGCATCTCCGCCTATTTCTGGGAGAACGCGTACTCGGGCGGGGGCGGCACCAATGTCGTCAACGTCATCCTGGTCGATTTCCGGGGCTTCGACACCTTCGGCGAGATCATCGTTCTGGGCATCGCCGCCCTGGCCATCGTCGCCCTGCTGGAAACCGTCGGAACGGGGGCCAGCGGACGCCGGATCCTGGCCTGGGCACCGGATACCCCGCGCTCGCCCGAGCACCACCCGATGATGCTGGTGGTCGCCACCCGCCTGCTGCTGCCGCTGGCCGTGATGGTGGGCCTGTACATCTTCCTGCGCGGCCACAACCAGCCCGGCGGCGGCTTCATCGCGGGTCTGGTCATCTCCATCGCCATCCTGATGCAGTACATGGCCTCCGGCTATCAGTTCGCGGCCCAGCGACTGCGCGCGGACCACCACACCCTGATCGGTCTGGGCGTGCTGATCGCGGCCGCCACCGGCCTGGGCTCGCTGCTGTTCGGTGCCCCGTTCATGACCACGGCCTTCGACTATTTCAGCCTGCCCGTGATCGGCGCGTTCGAGCTCGCCACCGCCATGCTGTTCGACGTCGGCGTGGCGCTGACGGTCATCGGCGCGGTGATCCTGGCCCTGGCCCAGCTGTCCCAGGTCGCGCAGAGCGCGGAGAAGCAGGAGCCCCTGCCGGCCGATGCGGCGATGGACATCGACCCGTCCCGCGCGCCCCCGCGCCCTGCCTCGACGGAGGCGGACCGATGA
- a CDS encoding Na+/H+ antiporter subunit C produces the protein MISLEFLIASAIAVLTAAGVYLVLRRRTFPVVLGLAFLSYAINVFLFAMGRLVIDRPPLYDKAADSYTDPLPQALVLTAIVIAFGMTAFVVVLALRSFLETGVDRVDGRPDPEADQ, from the coding sequence ATGATCAGCCTGGAGTTCCTGATCGCCTCGGCCATCGCCGTCCTGACGGCGGCCGGCGTCTATCTGGTCCTGCGACGACGGACCTTCCCCGTCGTGCTGGGCCTGGCCTTCCTGTCCTATGCGATCAACGTCTTCCTGTTCGCCATGGGGCGGCTGGTGATCGACCGACCGCCGCTCTACGACAAGGCGGCGGACAGCTACACCGATCCCCTGCCCCAGGCCCTGGTCCTGACCGCCATCGTCATCGCCTTCGGCATGACCGCCTTCGTCGTCGTTCTGGCCCTGCGCAGCTTCCTGGAGACGGGCGTCGACCGCGTCGATGGCCGCCCGGATCCGGAGGCCGACCAATGA
- a CDS encoding monovalent cation/H+ antiporter subunit D, with amino-acid sequence MNLIVSWWVVTSLLLPAVMGAAMVLLLRHRLTLSRLASIGSCLILILVAAVLVNEAGGGTIQSYALGNWRAPFGIVLVLDRLSAMMLLLTAILGLIVMVYAISTGTDRKGWHFHPLFQFQLLGLNGAFLTGDLFNLFVFFEVLLIASYGLMLHGQGGQRLKAGVQYVIINLVGSTLFLVAVGLLYGVTGTLNMADLAVRVAAAPAGDQALLAAAGLLLTTVFALKAALVPLHFWLPGTYAATTGAVAALFAIMTKVGAYSIIRTSTLIFGEDAGGLAFLVGPWLLPAALVTIVIGFIGMFAARGLRDLAAWAVVGSMGTVLCAVSVFTVQAMGPALYYILHSTLAGAALFLIVDLIAQRRAQHGDSLTLAPRFRQSEILSALFFLAAIAAVGLPPLSGFVGKLLVLDGVRAAPHAVWIWGVILTTTVLGVLALARAGSMIFWKSAAVEGEIELRALRGTRGGVGAAAALLLTLAGLTVLAGPVTRYTAAAATQLFAPEQYIAAVLGPQSGGRR; translated from the coding sequence ATGAACCTGATCGTTTCCTGGTGGGTGGTCACCAGCCTCCTCCTGCCCGCCGTCATGGGCGCCGCGATGGTTCTGCTGCTGCGCCATCGCCTGACCCTGTCGCGACTGGCCTCCATCGGATCCTGCCTGATCCTGATCCTGGTCGCCGCCGTGCTGGTGAACGAGGCGGGTGGCGGCACAATCCAGAGCTATGCCCTGGGCAACTGGCGCGCGCCCTTCGGCATCGTCCTGGTGCTGGACCGCCTGTCGGCCATGATGCTGCTGCTGACCGCGATCCTCGGCCTGATCGTCATGGTCTATGCCATCAGCACCGGGACGGACCGCAAGGGATGGCATTTCCACCCCCTGTTCCAGTTCCAGCTTCTCGGCCTGAACGGAGCCTTCCTGACCGGCGACCTGTTCAACCTTTTCGTCTTCTTCGAGGTCCTGCTGATCGCCTCCTACGGTCTGATGCTGCACGGCCAGGGCGGTCAGAGGCTGAAGGCGGGGGTGCAGTATGTGATCATCAACCTGGTCGGATCGACCCTGTTCCTCGTCGCCGTCGGCCTGCTCTACGGGGTCACGGGCACGCTCAACATGGCCGATCTGGCGGTGCGCGTGGCCGCGGCACCGGCGGGGGATCAGGCACTGCTCGCCGCCGCCGGCCTGCTGCTGACCACGGTCTTCGCGCTGAAGGCCGCGCTGGTGCCGCTGCATTTCTGGCTGCCCGGCACCTATGCGGCCACGACAGGGGCGGTGGCGGCCCTGTTCGCCATCATGACCAAGGTCGGAGCCTATTCCATCATCCGCACCAGCACGCTGATCTTCGGCGAGGACGCGGGCGGACTGGCGTTCCTGGTCGGCCCCTGGCTGCTGCCCGCCGCGCTGGTGACCATCGTCATCGGCTTTATCGGGATGTTCGCGGCCCGCGGCCTGCGCGATCTCGCCGCCTGGGCCGTGGTCGGCTCGATGGGGACGGTGCTGTGCGCCGTCTCGGTCTTCACCGTCCAGGCCATGGGGCCGGCGCTGTATTACATCCTGCATTCGACCCTGGCCGGGGCCGCTCTGTTCCTGATCGTCGACCTGATCGCACAGCGACGCGCCCAGCATGGCGACTCCCTCACCCTGGCCCCCCGCTTCCGCCAGAGCGAGATCCTGTCGGCCCTGTTCTTCCTCGCCGCCATCGCTGCCGTCGGCCTGCCGCCCCTGTCGGGTTTCGTCGGCAAGCTGCTGGTGCTGGATGGGGTGCGGGCTGCGCCACACGCCGTCTGGATCTGGGGCGTGATCCTGACCACCACCGTCCTCGGCGTGCTGGCCCTCGCCCGGGCCGGCAGCATGATCTTCTGGAAGAGCGCGGCGGTCGAGGGCGAGATCGAGCTGCGCGCCCTGCGCGGCACGCGCGGGGGGGTGGGGGCGGCCGCCGCCCTGTTGTTGACGCTCGCCGGTCTGACGGTGCTGGCGGGGCCTGTGACCCGCTATACGGCAGCGGCGGCGACGCAGCTGTTCGCCCCGGAACAGTATATCGCAGCCGTCCTGGGTCCGCAGTCCGGAGGTCGCCGATGA
- a CDS encoding Na+/H+ antiporter subunit E produces the protein MIRRLFPHPALSAMLVAVWMLLVNAFTFGALFLALVFGVLVPLYINRFWPDQPRIRFGRALIGYVGIVLFDIVIANFHVASVILTRRNRDLRARWLVIPLELRSPEAITTLAATISLTPGTVSSDISGCGRFLLVHALDVSDPEAEVIRMKRRYEGRLLKVFI, from the coding sequence ATGATCCGCCGCCTCTTCCCCCATCCGGCTCTGAGCGCGATGCTGGTCGCGGTCTGGATGCTGCTGGTCAACGCCTTCACCTTCGGTGCCCTGTTCCTGGCCCTGGTGTTCGGGGTGCTGGTGCCGCTGTACATCAATCGCTTCTGGCCCGATCAGCCCCGGATCCGCTTCGGCCGCGCCCTGATCGGTTATGTCGGCATCGTCCTGTTCGACATCGTCATCGCCAATTTCCACGTCGCCTCGGTCATCCTGACGCGACGCAATCGCGACCTGCGCGCCCGATGGCTGGTGATCCCGCTGGAGCTCCGCTCCCCCGAGGCGATCACGACCCTGGCGGCGACCATCAGCCTGACCCCCGGCACCGTCTCCAGCGACATCTCCGGCTGCGGCCGATTTCTGCTGGTTCATGCCCTGGACGTGTCCGACCCGGAGGCGGAGGTCATCCGCATGAAACGCCGCTACGAGGGTCGTCTGTTGAAGGTGTTCATATGA
- a CDS encoding K+/H+ antiporter subunit F — MTGTLLPVALGFAFVCVSLSILLNLFRLWRGPLSADRILAVDTLTINAIALIVLFGIAYTTSAYFEAALLLAMVGFVGTVAYCKFLLRGDIVE; from the coding sequence ATGACCGGAACCCTCCTGCCCGTGGCGCTGGGCTTCGCCTTCGTGTGCGTCAGCCTGTCGATCCTGCTGAACCTGTTCCGGCTGTGGCGGGGGCCGCTGTCGGCGGACCGGATCCTGGCGGTCGACACCCTGACCATCAACGCCATCGCCCTGATCGTGCTGTTCGGCATCGCCTATACGACCTCGGCCTATTTCGAGGCGGCGCTGCTGCTGGCCATGGTCGGTTTCGTGGGCACGGTCGCCTACTGTAAATTCCTGCTGCGCGGGGACATCGTCGAATGA
- a CDS encoding Na+/H+ antiporter subunit G, producing MSLFAEIAISLLLVVGGAFTLVGSWGLAKLPSVMTRLHGPTKATTLGVGACLIASMIYFPARGGDFSAHELLIALFLFLTAPVSANMIAKAHIHRQGRGIDPNPSDHIMDGLPSPPGDSDWATFVGADARFDSVSSAPVDKTQS from the coding sequence ATGAGCCTGTTCGCCGAAATCGCAATCTCGCTGCTGCTGGTGGTCGGCGGGGCGTTCACCCTGGTCGGGTCCTGGGGCCTGGCCAAGCTGCCCTCGGTCATGACCCGGCTGCATGGACCGACCAAGGCCACCACCCTGGGGGTCGGGGCCTGCCTGATCGCCTCCATGATCTATTTCCCCGCCCGGGGAGGCGACTTTTCGGCCCACGAATTGCTGATCGCCCTGTTCCTGTTCCTGACTGCGCCCGTCTCGGCCAACATGATCGCCAAGGCCCATATCCATCGCCAGGGCCGCGGCATCGACCCCAATCCGAGTGACCACATCATGGACGGCCTGCCGTCCCCGCCCGGCGATTCGGACTGGGCGACCTTCGTCGGCGCGGACGCACGGTTCGACTCCGTCTCTAGCGCGCCGGTCGACAAGACCCAATCCTGA
- a CDS encoding cation:proton antiporter, protein MPDPYILILFVVGSLIALVAWLPLVFRRAPLSLPIVCVALGAGIFSLPQVGFDPMPQAYPDITERLTEFVVIIALMGAGLKIDRVFNLKRWGVTWRLLGITMMVSIAAIAGLGYGLLGLGLAGAILLAGSLAPTDPVLASDIQVGAPQEGKEDEVRFGLTSEAGLNDGLAFPFVHLAIALALVAAGQKTDWFVEWFTVNVLWETGAGLVIGWAVGWLFGWLTFMIPISTRLAATRDGFIVLAATFISYSVTEMLHCYGFLAVFITALAFRHADRDHDFHVQMHDFIEQIERMAMMVVLVLFGGALVSGLLAPLRPIDMLAAVLIVLVVRPAAGMLGFIGWDAPMREKLILAFFGIRGVGSFYYLAYGLNAAPFAGGDRLWALVGLICLMSILLHGITVTPVMRWFDRSQGRDPDADEDADQATTSGRGASA, encoded by the coding sequence ATGCCCGATCCCTATATCCTCATCCTGTTCGTCGTCGGATCGCTGATCGCGCTGGTGGCCTGGCTGCCCCTCGTGTTCCGGCGCGCGCCCCTGTCTCTGCCGATCGTCTGCGTCGCCCTGGGGGCGGGCATCTTCAGCCTGCCGCAGGTGGGGTTCGATCCCATGCCCCAGGCCTATCCGGACATCACGGAGCGTCTGACCGAGTTCGTGGTCATCATCGCCCTGATGGGAGCCGGCCTGAAGATCGACCGCGTCTTCAATCTGAAACGCTGGGGTGTCACCTGGCGCCTCCTCGGCATCACCATGATGGTCTCGATCGCCGCCATCGCGGGGCTGGGTTACGGGCTGCTGGGCCTGGGACTGGCCGGGGCCATCCTGCTGGCCGGCAGCCTGGCCCCGACCGACCCGGTGCTCGCCTCCGACATCCAGGTCGGGGCGCCGCAGGAGGGCAAGGAGGACGAGGTCCGCTTCGGCCTGACCTCTGAGGCCGGGCTCAACGACGGCCTCGCTTTCCCGTTCGTGCATCTCGCCATCGCCCTGGCCCTGGTCGCGGCCGGCCAGAAGACGGACTGGTTCGTCGAATGGTTCACTGTCAATGTGCTGTGGGAGACCGGCGCGGGGCTGGTGATCGGCTGGGCCGTGGGCTGGCTGTTCGGCTGGCTGACCTTCATGATCCCGATCAGCACGCGGCTGGCGGCGACGCGGGACGGGTTCATCGTCCTTGCCGCGACCTTCATCTCGTATTCCGTGACCGAGATGCTGCACTGCTACGGCTTCCTGGCCGTCTTCATTACGGCCCTGGCTTTCCGGCATGCGGACCGGGACCACGACTTTCACGTCCAGATGCACGACTTCATCGAACAGATCGAACGCATGGCCATGATGGTCGTCCTGGTGCTGTTCGGCGGGGCCCTGGTCTCCGGTCTGCTGGCCCCGCTGCGGCCGATCGACATGCTGGCGGCGGTTCTGATCGTGCTGGTCGTGCGGCCGGCCGCCGGCATGCTCGGCTTCATCGGCTGGGATGCGCCGATGCGCGAGAAGCTGATCCTGGCCTTCTTCGGTATCCGCGGCGTCGGGTCCTTCTACTACCTCGCCTATGGGCTGAACGCCGCGCCGTTCGCGGGCGGTGACCGCCTGTGGGCTCTGGTCGGCCTGATCTGCCTGATGTCGATCCTGCTGCACGGCATCACCGTCACGCCGGTGATGCGGTGGTTCGACCGCAGCCAGGGCCGTGATCCGGACGCAGACGAGGATGCGGACCAGGCCACGACCTCGGGTCGAGGGGCCTCGGCCTGA
- the ctaD gene encoding cytochrome c oxidase subunit I, translated as MNTLQRHRKLSEIWASEPGPRGLISTVNHTDLGRMFLAVSFFFFLVGGVLAMLIRAQLATPQSAFAGPEIYNQIFTMHGTIMMFLFAIPTFEGLAMYLLPKLLGTRDLAFPRLSAYGFWCYVFGGTMMLVSMVLGIAPDGGWFMYPPLTSAIYSPGINTDFWLIGITFVEISAIAAAVELTVSILKYRAPGMSLDKMPIFAWYALVTALMILTGFPPLILGSILLELERAFGLPFFQAEFGGDSLLWQHLFWLFGHPEVYIIFLPAAGVISTILPVMCRTTLLGYGWIVASATGLAFLSFGIWVHHMFTTGIPHMGLAFFSAASTLVAVPTGVQLFAWIGTMWKGRPSLRMPMLHLLGFFFTFVIGGLTGVMVAVVPFDWQAHDTAFVTAHLHYVLFGGFVFPIMAGLYYWMPHVSGRKRFFRLGELAFALVFIGFHVTFLAMHWVGLLGQRRRISTYLPEDGWTTVNLISSIGSFVLAIGIAMVIVDLVLHAFTARRSRRDPWKAGTLEWAMMTPPPAYNFASLPHVNSRQPLADDPDLPIRLARGEGYLSEPERGWRESLTVEIASGKPDFHIIYPTNTRLPIVMAAVTGVFFVSLLLKFYWTVPLAVVGVTILAWRWAWSLGRKTDLPLRAIGQGLDLPNATQVGRSPSWWGSVFLLTANATFFGSLLFGFAFLWTVAPAWPPPAWFGTSLLEWALGILGAGLAGVSIRRAARANARGDDVRVWLGVAFLGALFVAAAALGIVVRAPTPADHAYGATLLVLGGYALFHAALVALMVAFLAARVVRGFTSPSRHAEFPVVTLWVDYLAATALLILAVAHAPGLLA; from the coding sequence ATGAACACGCTTCAGCGTCACCGCAAACTGTCCGAGATCTGGGCGTCCGAGCCCGGCCCGCGCGGCCTGATCTCGACCGTCAACCATACGGACCTGGGCCGGATGTTCCTGGCCGTGTCCTTCTTCTTCTTCCTGGTCGGCGGCGTGCTGGCCATGCTGATCCGGGCCCAGCTGGCGACACCCCAGTCGGCCTTCGCCGGGCCCGAAATCTACAACCAGATCTTCACCATGCACGGGACCATCATGATGTTCCTGTTCGCCATCCCGACCTTTGAGGGGCTGGCGATGTACCTGCTGCCCAAGCTGCTGGGCACCCGCGATCTCGCCTTCCCGCGGCTCTCGGCCTACGGCTTCTGGTGCTATGTCTTCGGCGGCACGATGATGCTGGTGTCGATGGTGCTGGGCATCGCGCCGGACGGCGGCTGGTTCATGTATCCGCCCCTGACCAGCGCCATCTATTCGCCCGGCATCAACACCGATTTCTGGCTGATCGGGATCACCTTCGTGGAGATCTCGGCCATCGCGGCGGCGGTTGAGCTCACCGTCTCGATCCTGAAATACCGGGCCCCCGGCATGTCGCTGGACAAGATGCCGATCTTCGCCTGGTACGCCCTGGTCACGGCCCTGATGATCCTGACCGGGTTCCCACCGCTGATCCTGGGATCGATCCTGCTGGAACTGGAGCGGGCCTTCGGACTGCCCTTCTTTCAGGCGGAGTTCGGCGGCGACAGCCTGTTGTGGCAGCACCTGTTCTGGCTGTTCGGCCACCCCGAGGTCTACATCATCTTCCTGCCGGCGGCGGGGGTGATCTCGACCATCCTGCCCGTCATGTGTCGAACGACCCTGCTGGGCTACGGCTGGATCGTGGCCTCGGCGACGGGGCTGGCCTTCCTGTCGTTCGGCATCTGGGTCCACCACATGTTCACGACCGGAATCCCGCACATGGGGCTGGCCTTCTTCTCGGCCGCCTCGACCCTGGTGGCGGTGCCAACCGGGGTCCAGCTGTTCGCCTGGATCGGGACCATGTGGAAGGGCAGGCCCAGCCTGCGCATGCCGATGCTGCACCTGCTCGGCTTCTTCTTCACCTTCGTCATCGGCGGACTGACCGGGGTGATGGTCGCGGTCGTGCCGTTCGACTGGCAGGCGCACGACACCGCCTTCGTCACGGCCCACCTGCACTACGTCCTGTTCGGCGGCTTCGTCTTTCCGATCATGGCCGGGCTCTATTACTGGATGCCGCACGTCAGCGGCCGCAAGCGGTTCTTCCGGCTCGGCGAGCTGGCCTTCGCCCTGGTCTTCATCGGCTTCCACGTGACCTTCCTGGCCATGCACTGGGTCGGGCTGCTGGGTCAGCGGCGACGCATCTCGACCTATTTGCCGGAGGACGGCTGGACGACGGTCAACCTGATCTCCTCGATCGGCAGTTTCGTGCTGGCCATCGGCATCGCCATGGTAATCGTCGACCTGGTCCTGCACGCCTTCACCGCGCGCCGCAGCCGCCGCGATCCGTGGAAGGCCGGGACGCTGGAATGGGCGATGATGACGCCGCCCCCGGCCTATAATTTCGCCAGTCTGCCGCACGTGAACAGTCGCCAGCCGCTGGCCGACGATCCCGACCTGCCGATCCGTCTGGCGCGCGGGGAGGGCTATCTGTCCGAACCCGAACGGGGCTGGCGCGAAAGCCTGACGGTCGAGATCGCGAGCGGCAAGCCGGACTTCCACATCATCTATCCGACGAATACCCGCCTGCCGATCGTGATGGCGGCGGTCACCGGAGTGTTCTTCGTCTCCCTGCTGCTCAAGTTCTACTGGACGGTTCCGCTGGCGGTCGTGGGGGTGACGATCCTCGCCTGGCGCTGGGCCTGGTCGCTGGGGCGAAAGACCGATCTGCCGCTGCGCGCCATCGGCCAGGGTCTGGACCTGCCCAACGCCACCCAGGTCGGACGCTCGCCCAGCTGGTGGGGCTCGGTCTTCCTGCTGACGGCCAATGCGACCTTCTTCGGCTCCCTGCTGTTCGGGTTCGCCTTCCTCTGGACCGTGGCCCCGGCGTGGCCGCCGCCCGCCTGGTTCGGCACCTCGCTGCTGGAGTGGGCGCTCGGTATCCTCGGCGCGGGCCTGGCTGGGGTGTCGATCCGCCGGGCTGCGCGGGCCAATGCCCGGGGCGATGACGTCCGGGTGTGGCTGGGTGTCGCCTTCCTCGGCGCGCTGTTCGTGGCCGCGGCGGCGCTCGGGATCGTGGTCCGCGCGCCCACCCCCGCCGACCATGCCTATGGGGCGACGCTGCTGGTGCTGGGCGGCTATGCGCTGTTCCACGCCGCGCTCGTCGCCCTGATGGTGGCCTTCCTGGCCGCGCGGGTGGTCCGGGGCTTCACCTCGCCAAGTCGTCATGCCGAGTTCCCGGTCGTGACCCTGTGGGTCGACTACCTCGCCGCCACGGCCCTCCTGATCCTTGCGGTCGCCCATGCGCCGGGGCTGCTGGCGTGA
- a CDS encoding cytochrome c oxidase subunit II, translating into MLAGCEGALSTVDPAGPAARTIARIWWVMLAGGVAIFVLVMALVALAFVRRSRPVDEARHERLWVIKLGIAFPAVVLLALLAYGLIAGESLLPRQGPDVVSVSAEARRSQWTFGYADAAGRRTEHVLHIPAGRPVDVAITSTDVIHSFWVPRLAGKIDAIPGHLNVLRIEADAPGTYAGRSAEFSGVGYDQFAFTVVAHDPAAWERFTGGGTP; encoded by the coding sequence ATGCTGGCGGGTTGCGAGGGGGCCCTGTCCACGGTCGACCCTGCCGGGCCGGCGGCGCGCACCATCGCCCGGATCTGGTGGGTCATGTTGGCCGGGGGCGTGGCTATTTTTGTCCTCGTCATGGCGCTGGTCGCCCTGGCCTTCGTGCGCAGGAGCCGGCCCGTCGACGAGGCCCGGCATGAGCGATTGTGGGTGATCAAGCTGGGCATCGCCTTTCCGGCGGTCGTGCTGCTGGCGCTGCTGGCCTACGGGCTGATCGCGGGGGAGTCCCTGCTGCCACGCCAGGGCCCGGACGTTGTCAGCGTCAGCGCCGAGGCGCGACGGTCGCAGTGGACCTTCGGCTATGCCGATGCGGCGGGACGCAGGACCGAGCACGTCCTGCACATTCCCGCCGGCCGGCCTGTCGATGTCGCAATCACCTCGACCGACGTGATCCACAGCTTCTGGGTGCCGCGTCTCGCCGGCAAGATCGACGCCATCCCGGGTCATTTGAACGTCCTGCGCATCGAGGCGGATGCGCCGGGCACCTATGCCGGTCGCAGCGCCGAGTTCAGCGGCGTCGGCTACGACCAGTTCGCCTTTACGGTGGTCGCCCATGACCCCGCTGCCTGGGAGCGCTTCACCGGAGGCGGCACGCCATGA